The Spiroplasma citri genome has a segment encoding these proteins:
- a CDS encoding major tail protein encodes MNNNIIEFGLENVHYAKLKYNQTTNKTEYAIPQKILGAVNLSLNVSENTNTFYADNKPYYISHSFQGYSGSLTIAKPSDDFEQEILGIEKDKNGNYIEKSTSLKSEIALGFEIKGDLEEKRIWLLRVNLKRPNQTHNTQTENVNPDTYTFELNALPRIEDNVIKIKTTKKANENNYNNYFSQVPKLEKEEKNENE; translated from the coding sequence ATGAATAACAACATTATTGAATTTGGACTAGAAAATGTTCATTATGCAAAATTAAAATACAATCAAACAACAAACAAAACAGAATATGCAATCCCACAAAAAATATTAGGAGCAGTAAATTTAAGTTTAAATGTTAGTGAAAACACTAATACCTTTTATGCTGATAATAAACCATACTATATTTCACATTCTTTTCAAGGCTATAGTGGTAGTTTAACAATAGCAAAACCATCTGATGATTTTGAACAAGAAATTTTAGGAATTGAAAAAGATAAAAATGGAAATTATATTGAAAAATCAACTAGTTTAAAGAGTGAAATTGCTTTGGGGTTTGAAATCAAGGGTGATTTAGAAGAAAAAAGAATTTGGCTTTTAAGAGTTAATTTAAAACGCCCCAACCAAACTCATAATACTCAAACCGAAAATGTAAACCCAGATACTTATACTTTTGAATTAAACGCCTTACCACGAATTGAAGATAATGTTATTAAAATTAAAACAACAAAAAAAGCTAATGAAAATAATTATAATAACTACTTTTCTCAAGTTCCAAAATTAGAAAAAGAAGAAAAAAACGAAAATGAATAG
- a CDS encoding terminase large subunit: MQANNEKTNLELYYEWINKNSNKNKVGIKIKKIVSTLVKELKSNKDYYFNHKEANKTISFIEKSCFHTTGEYNKQNFKLELWQKAFLEALYGFYDKKTNLRRFKEALLIVGRGNGKTALASAIALKSLILDNEANAELYSIATKRDQAKRVYEEMRRMIFINPNLNKILKVKRDKIEFIHNNSFFQPLSSETKTLDGLSPYFVVLDEVAMMEKRDIYDVMRTATAKRKDYLMLLITTNGSIRENIFDERYSYAEKVLENTIKDNKFLPWIYELDERNEWKNFNNLYKANPNLGISKYIDNFKAEWQEALITPTQQPNFLIKHCNLKSNLDSALFSRLDLETKNNKIINTDEYLIKNRICTIGIDLSKTNDLSAVVFLIPNLDTNEFILLSQFFMPEARIIEKTTEDKIPYKLYQEQGILTLCKGEEINISEIVNYIINIMKKYNLICYGIGYDTFNSYLLKQHLDNAGFYLINNLIRFGVRTISPIIKALKLEFDDNKFVFNQNPLLKLHFNNVDVLIDEEKENMMPIKRSKNKRIDGFISLLFAYKIFRDNKDRIYIELYKIYSQK; this comes from the coding sequence ATGCAAGCAAATAATGAAAAAACAAATTTAGAACTATATTATGAATGAATAAATAAAAACTCCAATAAAAATAAAGTTGGAATAAAAATTAAAAAAATTGTTTCCACATTAGTAAAAGAATTAAAATCAAATAAAGATTATTATTTTAATCACAAAGAAGCAAATAAAACAATTAGCTTTATTGAAAAATCTTGCTTTCATACAACTGGAGAATATAATAAACAAAATTTTAAATTAGAATTATGGCAAAAAGCATTTTTAGAAGCATTATATGGTTTTTATGATAAAAAAACAAATTTAAGAAGATTTAAAGAAGCACTCTTAATTGTCGGAAGAGGAAATGGAAAAACCGCCCTTGCTTCTGCAATCGCTTTAAAAAGTTTAATTTTAGATAATGAAGCAAATGCCGAACTTTATTCTATTGCAACCAAACGAGATCAAGCAAAAAGAGTTTATGAAGAAATGCGACGAATGATTTTTATTAATCCTAACTTAAATAAAATTTTAAAAGTTAAGCGAGATAAAATAGAGTTTATACATAATAATTCTTTTTTTCAACCACTATCATCAGAAACAAAAACATTAGATGGTTTAAGCCCCTATTTTGTTGTTTTAGATGAAGTAGCAATGATGGAAAAGCGTGACATTTATGATGTTATGCGAACAGCAACCGCAAAAAGAAAAGATTATTTAATGTTATTAATAACAACCAATGGATCTATTAGAGAAAATATTTTCGATGAAAGATATTCTTATGCTGAGAAAGTTTTAGAAAACACAATAAAAGATAATAAATTTTTACCTTGAATTTATGAACTTGATGAAAGAAATGAATGAAAAAATTTTAACAATCTTTATAAAGCTAATCCAAATTTGGGTATTTCTAAATATATTGATAATTTTAAAGCCGAATGACAAGAAGCATTAATTACACCAACTCAACAACCAAATTTTTTAATTAAACATTGTAATTTAAAAAGCAATTTAGATAGTGCCCTTTTTAGTCGATTAGATTTAGAAACTAAAAATAATAAAATTATTAATACCGATGAATACTTAATAAAAAATAGAATTTGTACTATTGGAATTGATTTATCAAAAACAAACGATCTAAGTGCAGTTGTATTTTTAATCCCAAATTTAGACACAAATGAATTTATATTATTATCACAATTTTTTATGCCAGAAGCAAGAATAATTGAAAAAACAACAGAAGATAAAATACCATATAAACTTTACCAAGAACAAGGAATATTAACATTATGCAAAGGAGAAGAAATTAACATTAGTGAAATTGTTAATTATATTATAAATATAATGAAAAAATATAATTTAATTTGTTATGGTATAGGATATGATACTTTTAACTCATATCTTTTAAAACAACATTTAGATAATGCAGGATTTTATCTTATAAATAATTTAATTAGATTTGGAGTAAGAACAATTAGTCCAATTATAAAAGCCCTTAAATTAGAATTTGATGACAATAAATTTGTTTTTAATCAAAACCCATTATTAAAATTACACTTTAATAATGTTGATGTTCTTATTGATGAAGAAAAAGAAAATATGATGCCAATTAAAAGATCAAAAAACAAAAGGATTGATGGTTTTATCTCCCTTTTATTTGCTTATAAAATCTTTCGCGATAATAAAGACCGAATTTATATTGAATTATATAAAATATATTCTCAAAAATAA
- a CDS encoding HK97 gp10 family phage protein has product MKKSNSVVDIFDFVADSIQQYTYDIQEQIKAEIKNVGEKILAEIKITCPISNKHLTKRRHLKDYFVFKIKLTKDKIIGVIYATKQYQIIHLLEYGYINHWNNEKINPRPFLRNAYNKYIDEYIKKIETILKY; this is encoded by the coding sequence ATGAAAAAAAGTAATTCAGTAGTTGATATATTTGATTTTGTTGCAGACTCAATCCAACAATATACTTATGATATCCAAGAACAAATAAAAGCAGAAATTAAAAATGTAGGTGAAAAAATATTGGCAGAAATTAAAATTACTTGCCCTATTAGCAATAAACATTTAACAAAAAGAAGACATTTAAAAGATTATTTTGTTTTTAAAATAAAATTAACCAAAGATAAAATAATTGGTGTAATTTATGCCACTAAACAATATCAAATAATCCACTTATTAGAATATGGATATATTAATCATTGAAATAATGAAAAAATTAATCCTCGCCCATTTTTACGAAATGCTTATAATAAGTATATTGATGAATATATTAAAAAAATAGAAACTATTTTAAAATATTAG
- a CDS encoding phage major capsid protein: MEKTMDNNKIINNEITKKIDFNIKKIKEDKFNTNEIIGIANKYDVVDYHNDITDYKSFENDLKNGKTVPVFLSHNHEKILGVADLENRKDGLWAKIKIYTNTNYGKETYEIAKQMQKDNRPMQLSIGYRILKSEPTEINGQVVRYLKQIEVDEISLVPLGANPQSEIQEIKNIKGEKNMEKVNLKELNDKIIDSNNELEEKKEQLENMELKKNNLSNKELQEQKELLTAIKKLNEEITETQKIRNEYLEKNIKNIENGNSTILQTLRGTEQMEIKTIYNQKDILDTREYKNAWLKNMQRQQLTPQEAKFLQVGTNPTGNEDASPLVPTTIWKNILNEIKLTSNLINEVTILEHRGKLDIAYEKDSTAAKFVTEGEEIKGSTGSDSIKFDGHIIATSLEFSETTRFMTIEDFEAFVIRVITNRIKEGIEQSLATGTGKGQPTGILSDTSIKSVKIKELNYDAIIEMIKSLKLGYSNGAKFVMNNETFWTIQNIKDKNDRPIWNHNISSDGVTNKILGYDVVLTDTYPTFSKTNKNNCISFGKLNTYYVNFQEPLTLRYSEHIGIKKLLHTYVGAAILDGKVVEKNAFVNFQPE; this comes from the coding sequence ATGGAGAAAACAATGGACAACAATAAAATTATTAATAATGAAATTACTAAAAAAATTGATTTTAATATAAAAAAAATAAAAGAAGATAAATTTAATACAAACGAAATTATCGGAATAGCAAATAAATATGATGTAGTTGATTATCACAATGACATTACTGACTACAAAAGTTTTGAAAATGATTTAAAAAATGGTAAAACTGTGCCGGTGTTTTTATCTCATAATCACGAAAAAATTTTGGGTGTTGCAGATTTAGAAAACCGCAAAGACGGATTATGGGCAAAAATTAAAATATATACTAATACTAATTATGGAAAAGAAACTTACGAAATTGCTAAACAAATGCAAAAAGATAATAGACCAATGCAGTTAAGTATAGGATATCGTATTTTAAAATCAGAACCAACAGAAATAAACGGGCAAGTTGTTCGTTATTTAAAACAAATTGAAGTTGACGAAATTTCTTTGGTTCCATTAGGAGCAAATCCACAGAGTGAAATACAAGAAATTAAAAATATCAAAGGAGAAAAAAATATGGAAAAAGTAAATTTAAAAGAATTAAATGACAAAATTATTGATTCCAATAATGAATTAGAAGAAAAAAAAGAACAATTAGAAAATATGGAATTAAAGAAAAATAATTTATCTAATAAAGAATTACAAGAACAAAAAGAGTTATTAACTGCAATTAAAAAATTAAATGAAGAAATTACAGAAACTCAAAAAATAAGAAATGAATATTTAGAAAAAAATATTAAAAATATTGAAAACGGAAATAGCACAATTTTACAAACATTAAGGGGAACAGAACAAATGGAAATTAAAACTATCTATAATCAAAAAGATATTTTAGATACAAGAGAATATAAAAATGCATGATTAAAAAATATGCAAAGACAACAATTAACACCACAAGAAGCAAAATTTTTACAAGTTGGAACAAATCCAACTGGAAATGAAGATGCGAGTCCGCTTGTACCTACTACAATATGAAAAAACATCTTAAATGAAATTAAATTAACTTCTAATTTAATTAATGAAGTAACTATTTTAGAACACCGAGGAAAATTAGATATTGCGTATGAAAAAGATTCAACAGCAGCTAAATTTGTCACAGAGGGTGAAGAAATAAAAGGAAGTACAGGATCAGATAGTATTAAATTTGATGGTCACATTATTGCCACTTCGCTTGAATTTTCAGAAACTACAAGATTTATGACAATTGAAGATTTTGAAGCTTTTGTAATTAGAGTAATTACAAACAGAATTAAAGAGGGCATTGAACAATCACTTGCTACTGGAACTGGAAAAGGTCAACCAACTGGAATATTATCAGATACAAGCATTAAAAGTGTAAAAATTAAAGAATTAAATTACGATGCTATTATTGAAATGATTAAATCATTAAAATTAGGATATTCAAATGGTGCTAAATTTGTAATGAATAACGAAACATTCTGAACTATTCAAAATATTAAAGATAAAAATGATCGCCCTATTTGAAACCACAATATAAGTTCAGATGGAGTTACTAATAAAATCTTAGGTTATGATGTTGTTTTAACAGACACATATCCTACATTTTCTAAAACAAATAAAAATAATTGCATTTCTTTTGGAAAATTAAACACTTATTATGTAAATTTCCAAGAGCCTTTAACTCTAAGATATTCTGAACATATCGGAATTAAAAAACTTTTACATACTTATGTGGGAGCAGCCATTTTAGATGGGAAAGTTGTTGAAAAAAATGCTTTTGTAAATTTCCAACCTGAGTAA
- a CDS encoding phage tail tape measure protein, whose product MAKEIKGMSITLDSNVLELNNNFKKIADNIKLSGSKLKNFDNNLKFKNGDEIDILNEKFNEYKNIIDNISEKKELLIEKYNQLNKTILETQEALSKTNDTAEREKLIQKQNKLNKEYEYTKINIDASNRSLNNFNEKLKNTAQEIKNIPFKKFEEFGTKCQEIGKKLSTHITIPILAIKGILTKITVDTAKYAGELKKTSKEIGITAENLQIFRYIAKRTGITSEELEKSFKKLRQGISAISYGISNETTEAFNKLGINIKNNEGSLKDTGTIFLELKKSLEQISDETEKNNLIMDVFGSKLGKNLIPMLALSDEEIKKMTSNIKDLGIVSNENVEKTTLLNKKWNEFKHVVNITKMNLASALLPVFESLVSFLEVSLIPIIKGITNFFNMFNDTTKKTIFIILGISASLGAVVYTIGKIINVISSLKTLLLGMAKHPILYGVLVSLSALAAGGVWLYNKFNKPPQNINQENQTNNYNKIENKNEFKPTIIIEGENDKERAEKILEYIGQWNNRV is encoded by the coding sequence ATGGCAAAAGAAATTAAAGGAATGAGCATAACTCTTGATAGTAATGTTTTAGAATTAAATAACAATTTTAAAAAAATAGCCGATAACATAAAACTATCAGGATCTAAATTAAAAAATTTTGATAATAATTTAAAATTTAAAAACGGTGATGAAATTGATATTTTAAATGAAAAATTTAATGAATATAAAAATATCATTGATAATATTTCAGAAAAAAAAGAACTTTTAATTGAAAAATATAATCAATTAAATAAAACCATTTTAGAAACACAAGAAGCATTATCAAAAACAAACGATACTGCCGAAAGAGAAAAATTAATACAAAAACAAAATAAATTAAATAAAGAATATGAATATACAAAAATAAATATTGATGCATCTAATCGCAGTTTAAACAACTTTAATGAAAAATTAAAAAATACCGCCCAAGAAATAAAAAATATTCCCTTTAAAAAATTTGAAGAATTTGGAACAAAGTGTCAAGAAATCGGAAAAAAATTAAGCACACATATTACAATACCCATTTTAGCAATCAAAGGAATTTTAACAAAAATAACTGTTGATACCGCCAAATATGCTGGTGAGCTTAAAAAAACATCAAAAGAAATCGGTATCACAGCAGAAAACTTACAAATATTTCGTTATATTGCAAAAAGAACTGGAATTACTAGCGAAGAATTAGAAAAGAGTTTTAAAAAATTACGACAAGGTATTAGTGCTATTTCTTATGGAATATCAAATGAAACAACAGAAGCTTTTAATAAATTAGGAATTAATATTAAAAATAATGAGGGTTCTTTAAAAGATACGGGAACTATTTTTTTAGAATTAAAAAAATCATTAGAACAAATAAGTGATGAAACTGAAAAAAATAATTTAATAATGGATGTTTTTGGTTCTAAGTTAGGAAAAAACCTTATTCCAATGCTTGCCTTATCAGATGAAGAAATTAAAAAAATGACAAGCAACATTAAAGATTTAGGCATTGTTTCAAATGAAAATGTTGAGAAAACAACACTATTAAACAAAAAATGAAATGAATTTAAACATGTTGTTAATATTACAAAAATGAATTTAGCATCCGCCCTATTACCCGTGTTTGAGTCTTTGGTTTCTTTTTTAGAAGTCAGTTTAATACCAATTATTAAAGGAATAACAAATTTTTTTAATATGTTTAATGATACAACCAAAAAAACTATTTTTATTATTTTAGGAATATCAGCAAGTTTGGGAGCTGTTGTTTACACAATTGGAAAAATAATAAATGTTATTAGTTCATTAAAAACACTTTTATTAGGAATGGCAAAGCACCCAATTCTTTATGGTGTTTTAGTTAGTTTGTCTGCCTTAGCTGCTGGCGGGGTATGATTATATAATAAATTTAATAAACCACCACAAAACATTAACCAAGAAAACCAAACTAATAACTATAATAAAATTGAAAATAAAAATGAATTTAAACCAACAATTATTATTGAAGGAGAAAATGATAAAGAACGAGCTGAAAAAATACTCGAATATATAGGGCAATGAAATAATAGAGTATAG
- a CDS encoding phage portal protein: MFWYKKNKDNNNVNKTPKNSQVDIVKFEWKDFFTNFQNNYQIDVIKSTINRIATDIAQVSVNTYRQNEKIKKSNFDYLLNLRPNNLMSSYDFYYKIITNLFLQGNVFIKIEKDINDKIISLIPIEYSTIELLSKDDELFIRFYQNNNAFEILPYSQIIHLRKFYNKNFLGDNPNNSLEPSKRILEEMTNSIINNFKETNSLMGIITTNMPLGPTGAPTQFNQERSQMLPVLPVEDINFKNTNFSNKRVAYLSYGQDFKKIDSNISKFSKEQNEYSENLIYKFFNIAPEIVKGTYNSEQFLSYLSTVIHPVLRQLEKEFTFKIFTKKELELGQYFEFVLDSRLIILNLSNSLKGVELGAINPNEIRKLLFGLDPYEGGDTFLNWNYGKVDDEKNGENNGQQ; encoded by the coding sequence ATGTTTTGATATAAAAAAAATAAAGATAATAATAATGTAAATAAAACGCCTAAAAATTCTCAAGTTGATATTGTTAAGTTTGAATGAAAAGACTTTTTTACTAATTTTCAGAATAATTATCAAATTGATGTAATTAAAAGCACAATTAATCGGATTGCTACTGATATAGCACAAGTATCAGTTAATACATATCGCCAAAATGAAAAAATAAAAAAATCTAATTTTGATTATTTATTAAATTTGAGACCAAACAATTTAATGAGTAGTTATGATTTTTATTATAAGATAATTACTAATTTATTTTTGCAAGGGAATGTTTTTATTAAAATAGAAAAAGATATTAATGATAAAATCATTTCTTTAATTCCAATCGAATACAGCACTATTGAATTATTGTCTAAGGATGATGAATTATTTATAAGATTTTATCAAAATAATAATGCATTTGAGATATTACCGTATTCTCAAATAATTCATCTACGGAAATTTTATAATAAAAATTTCTTAGGGGATAATCCTAATAATTCGCTTGAACCAAGTAAAAGAATATTAGAAGAAATGACAAACTCTATTATTAACAATTTTAAAGAAACAAATTCTTTAATGGGGATAATTACCACAAATATGCCACTGGGGCCAACTGGTGCTCCTACGCAGTTTAACCAAGAGAGATCCCAAATGTTGCCAGTTTTACCAGTTGAAGATATTAATTTTAAAAATACCAATTTTAGTAATAAAAGAGTTGCGTATTTATCTTATGGACAAGATTTTAAAAAAATTGATAGTAATATATCAAAATTTAGTAAAGAACAAAATGAATATTCTGAAAATTTAATTTATAAATTTTTTAATATAGCACCTGAGATTGTTAAAGGAACTTATAATTCAGAACAATTTTTAAGTTACTTATCTACTGTAATTCATCCAGTTTTAAGACAATTAGAAAAAGAATTTACCTTTAAAATTTTTACTAAAAAAGAATTAGAATTAGGGCAATATTTCGAGTTTGTATTAGATAGTAGATTAATAATATTAAACTTATCAAATAGTTTAAAAGGTGTTGAACTTGGTGCAATAAACCCAAATGAAATAAGAAAATTATTATTTGGTTTAGATCCTTATGAGGGAGGAGATACCTTTTTAAATTGAAATTATGGAAAAGTAGATGATGAAAAAAATGGAGAAAACAATGGACAACAATAA
- a CDS encoding Panacea domain-containing protein, whose amino-acid sequence MNLENLKGLCKEIIKFYEEEQKNENILEEDIEKISNLRIQKLLFFIYGFYWKEKKEEIIPIVFEAWQHGPVIKELYNFIINNLDNSNMKRNNEIDFKWFKDAKTPKYDKNLLNKILKYLSQFSTIRLVNASHKTEPWLFTENSNVIDNKEIKKWFEKDVPTIK is encoded by the coding sequence ATGAATTTAGAAAATTTAAAAGGACTATGTAAAGAAATTATTAAATTTTATGAAGAAGAACAAAAAAATGAAAATATATTAGAAGAAGATATTGAAAAAATTAGTAATTTAAGAATTCAAAAACTATTGTTTTTTATATATGGTTTTTATTGAAAAGAAAAAAAAGAAGAAATTATTCCAATTGTATTTGAAGCATGACAACATGGCCCTGTTATAAAAGAATTATATAATTTTATAATTAATAATTTAGATAACTCAAATATGAAAAGAAATAATGAAATAGATTTTAAATGATTTAAAGATGCTAAAACTCCTAAATATGATAAAAATTTGCTTAATAAAATATTAAAATATCTTAGTCAATTTTCTACTATTAGATTAGTAAATGCTTCTCATAAAACTGAACCTTGATTGTTTACTGAAAATTCAAATGTTATTGATAATAAAGAAATTAAGAAATGGTTTGAAAAAGATGTACCAACAATTAAATAA
- a CDS encoding phage distal tail protein domain-containing protein encodes MYNLPFRTFKISNSKDNLINLCDLDNIIILSFNGLNINFDNNYLNIDNNFILNNCKHSLNQINFKLLFIGPNPYGKFNDFINKLNINLDNKSSPFLLFYSFWINEKTKLEYYCEVIIKSIIKTELNNNNDLEVDFILEQLTNWKKEEDKLFEIKPNKTSGKRYNEHNNKYYFKLNRIKYTNQYNEKIKISNNSYLASDTLITINGPTKDPYLKLENINGKVISELKINAEINENEKIIIDSRLKTQSIIKVDLKTEKSYNIYQYQDFKYTNFIQIPPGNYHILYSSNLSKDKQVGNINIKKFEEYILI; translated from the coding sequence ATGTATAATTTACCATTTAGAACTTTTAAAATTAGTAATAGTAAAGATAATTTAATTAATTTATGTGATTTAGATAATATCATTATTTTATCATTTAATGGATTAAATATTAATTTTGATAATAATTATTTAAACATCGATAATAATTTTATTTTAAATAATTGTAAGCATTCTTTAAATCAAATAAATTTTAAATTATTATTTATAGGCCCAAATCCCTATGGTAAATTTAATGATTTTATTAATAAATTAAATATTAATTTAGATAATAAATCTTCCCCCTTTTTATTATTTTATAGTTTTTGAATAAATGAAAAAACAAAATTGGAATATTATTGTGAAGTAATTATTAAAAGTATCATTAAAACAGAATTAAATAATAATAATGATTTAGAGGTTGATTTTATTTTAGAACAATTAACTAACTGAAAAAAAGAAGAAGATAAATTATTTGAAATTAAACCAAATAAAACAAGCGGAAAAAGATACAATGAACATAATAACAAATATTATTTTAAGTTAAATCGCATTAAATATACCAATCAATATAATGAAAAAATTAAAATTAGTAATAATAGTTATTTAGCATCAGATACTCTAATAACAATCAATGGTCCCACAAAAGACCCATATTTAAAATTAGAAAATATTAATGGTAAAGTAATAAGTGAACTTAAAATTAATGCTGAAATAAATGAAAATGAAAAAATAATAATAGATAGTAGATTAAAAACTCAAAGCATTATAAAAGTTGATTTAAAAACCGAAAAATCATACAACATATATCAATATCAAGATTTTAAATATACTAATTTTATTCAAATTCCACCAGGAAACTATCATATTTTATATTCTTCTAACCTTTCAAAAGACAAACAAGTTGGAAATATTAATATTAAAAAATTTGAAGAATATATTTTAATTTAG
- a CDS encoding phage head-tail connector protein: MDLLNFVKLSLRIQHNLFDEEIKTLIQSSKNILINSGLPFKIIEEANDEQIKNIISIYVKENLGRELIGEKFYTILNYNIQQLMYKYANYPQTTIYQLEKELTELKKKLKDIKKLEKNKIER, translated from the coding sequence ATGGACTTATTAAATTTTGTTAAATTAAGTTTACGAATTCAGCATAATTTATTTGATGAAGAAATAAAAACTTTAATTCAATCATCAAAAAATATTTTAATAAATTCAGGTCTTCCTTTTAAAATTATTGAGGAAGCAAATGATGAACAAATAAAAAATATTATTTCTATTTATGTTAAGGAAAATTTAGGGCGTGAATTAATTGGAGAAAAATTTTATACTATTCTTAACTATAATATTCAACAATTAATGTATAAATATGCTAATTATCCGCAAACAACGATATATCAATTAGAAAAAGAACTCACAGAATTAAAAAAGAAATTAAAAGATATTAAAAAACTAGAAAAAAATAAAATTGAAAGATAA